The Henckelia pumila isolate YLH828 chromosome 2, ASM3356847v2, whole genome shotgun sequence genome includes a window with the following:
- the LOC140883217 gene encoding AP2/ERF and B3 domain-containing transcription factor RAV1-like, with amino-acid sequence MGGIIRRTDETRTSDSSLIAPPPVIESAEAESSTTHKLPTSRFKGVVSQPNGRWGAQIYEKHQRVWLGTFNEEEEAAKSYTVALKRFRGEKAGDFETMFLHSHPKSEIVDMIRKHTYNDELERSRRRYAGGGKHSRNWRFRPLHGGDAARPELLFEKAVTPSDVGRLNRLVIPKQHAEKHFSAQNTRMTSKGLLLKFEDMGGKVWRLRYSYWNSCQSYVLTKGWSRFVKIKNLRAGDIVSFRRSSDPEEQLYIDRKEFRNADVGVAGEGLGVDRAGQMVRLFGVDISCDGGGGGQPGGDDGGAIVDDEEDPPVAS; translated from the coding sequence ATGGGTGGAATAATTAGAAGAACAGATGAAACAAGGACCAGTGACTCTTCATTGATCGCTCCGCCGCCGGTGATCGAGTCCGCCGAAGCCGAGTCGTCGACGACTCATAAACTCCCTACTTCCCGATTCAAAGGCGTGGTCTCTCAGCCAAATGGCAGGTGGGGTGCGCAAATCTACGAAAAGCATCAAAGGGTTTGGTTAGGAACATTCAACGAGGAAGAAGAGGCCGCGAAATCTTACACCGTCGCCTTGAAAAGATTCCGCGGTGAAAAAGCCGGCGATTTCGAAACCATGTTCTTGCATTCTCATCCCAAGTCCGAGATAGTTGACATGATCAGGAAACACACGTACAATGACGAGCTCGAGCGGAGCCGGAGGAGGTACGCCGGCGGAGGAAAACACTCGAGAAACTGGAGATTCCGCCCTCTTCACGGCGGAGACGCGGCCCGGCCGGAACTCCTCTTCGAGAAGGCGGTGACTCCAAGCGACGTCGGAAGGCTCAACAGGCTAGTGATTCCGAAACAACACGCCGAAAAACACTTCAGTGCGCAGAATACTCGCATGACTTCGAAAGGGTTGCTGTTGAAATTCGAAGACATGGGAGGCAAAGTTTGGAGGCTTCGTTATTCTTATTGGAACAGTTGCCAAAGCTATGTTCTAACCAAAGGGTGGAGTAGGTTCGTGAAGATCAAGAACTTGCGGGCCGGGGACATtgttagcttccgaagatcgtCGGACCCGGAGGAGCAGCTGTACATTGATCGGAAGGAGTTCAGGAATGCAGATGTCGGCGTGGCCGGTGAAGGGTTGGGCGTGGATCGGGCCGGTCAGATGGTTAGGTTATTCGGAGTGGATATAAGTTGCGATGGCGGCGGTGGCGGACAGCCTGGCGGTGACGATGGCGGTGCCATTGTTGACGATGAAGAGGATCCACCGGTGGCAAGCTAA